ACGATGAAAAGTTTACCCAGCCTTTTCTCCGCCCCAATATGTCGATATTTCTAAATAGGGATAGAAAATAGGTTCGCCGATGATCTGCGGCGTGGACGAGGCTGGCCGCGGTCCGGTCATGGGGCCGCTGGTGGTAGCAGCGGTCATGGTCAGGGACGATCAGTCCCTAAGAGAGCTGGGGGTCGCTGACTCCAAGCTCCTGACTCGTCGACGCCGGGAGGAGCTGGACGGCCACATCAGGGAACTGGCCAAGGTGGAGATGGTGGTGGTGAACGCCGCAGAGATAGATGAGTTCATGAGAAACAACAACCTGAACCTTCTGGAGGTGAAGCACTTCGCCGTGCTCATCGAGAGGCTTCGCCCCGGCAAAGTGTTCATCGACGCTGCGGACGTGGTCGAGGAGCGGTTCGGCAGGAGGGTCCAGGAACTCCTTACCTGCAGGCCCGATATGGTCTGTGAGCATAAGGCGGACCTCACTTACCCGGTGGTCTCGGCAGCCTCCATAATCGCCAAGGTCGCCCGCGATAACATCATGGACCAGATCCAGGAGAGCATCGGCCGGCCCATCGGATCCGGTTATGCCCATGATGAGGTGACCATAGAGTTCATACGCACGTGGCTCAAGGAGACGGGCTCCTTGCCGCCCCACGTGAGGTCCTCTTGGAAGACGGCCAAGGACCTGATATCGATAAGCAAGGTAAGCAAACTGACGGATTGGATGGATAGTGATGACGGTAGAGCCACTGCTGCAGGACCTCGTAAGCAAGTTCAACGATAAGGTGGACAATGATGAGAAGCTCCGCAAGGAGATCGAGGGTATGGACAAACGGGTGCTGGTCGACCTGGAGAGCGAGAAGTACAGCTTCCACATGCACCATCAGAAGATCAACGACTTCAGAGAAGGGGTCATTGAGAACCCTGACATCACCCTGATCTCCGACCCTGAGACCATTGCGGGCATAATCGAGGGAAAGATCAAACCCATGAAGGCCTTCGCCCTGCGCAAGGTACGCGTGAAGGGGAACATCGAGGACATCCTCCGCCTCCGCAAGCTGTTCTGAGACCTGAGACGCCCTCATTGAGAAGCTCCTCACAAAGGTTTATAAGGGGCATCGCAATAGTGGGGGCTACATAGCGGGGTGGGGTAGCCAGGACATCCCGTCGGGCTCATAACCCGGAGACCGGTCGTTCAAATCGACCCCCCGCTACTCAATTTTTAGATACCATTATCTCTCCCTCCTTCAGTTCCAGGTGAGTGGACGTTTCCGACGTTATAAGTGCCACCGCTACGGTCCTTTCCTACTTCGGAGTAATCATCATCGCCTATGGCGGTACCAAGGCCGTCTGGCAGCTGCTCTCGAGATTGTTTCCCCGGGGCAAGGGCATGACCTACGCCAGGGTCCGGGGGGAGTTCGCTCAACTGATCGTTCTGGGCCTGGACTTCTTCATAGCGTCCGACATCATCACCACCCTCTCCGTCCCCACCCTCGATGAGGTCCTGAGGCTTGGTGGAATAGTATTGATCCGTTCGGTACTGACCTTCCTGCTGTCCAAGGAGACAGCAGAGCTACGGAAAGAGGAGATGGCGCCCGTTGGTTAGCTGCCAGGGAGCGGTCCGGCTGAAAACGATATAAATCACGTACCCGCTCACAGTGAGGGATGAAGAGCTTGGATCGGCCAAGGCCTGAGGTTCTGGTGATAGGTGGGGGAGCTACCGGGACAGGGATCGCCAGGGACCTGGCCATGCGAGGCGCGGACGTTCTGCTGGCGGAGGCAGGGGACCTCTCCACGGGGGCCTCGGGAGGGAACCACGGGATGCTGCACTCCGGGGCCCGCTATGCTGCCACCGACCCCGAGGCGGCCAGGGAGTGCGCCACCGAGGGCGAGGTGCTCAAGCGCATCGCCAGCTTTTGCATCGAGGACACAGGAGGGATGTTCGTCTCCCTTCCCGGGGACGACAATGCCTATCCGGACCGTTTCCGGAACGCGTGCTGCCTTTCAGGTGTGAGAGCGGAGGAGACGGGCGTAAATGAGGCCTTACGCTCGGAGCCGAACCTATCACGGGAGATCTGCGCTGCGTTCAGGGTTCCCGATGCATCCGTGGACCCTTTCTTCCTGGTCTGGGGAATGGCGGAGAGCGCCCGCGACGCCGGGGCCACGGTGCTCACCCACGCTCCGGTGACATCCCTGCAGGTAGAGGACGGCCGCATCATCAGAGCTATACTGGGCAGGGGCGGGGGCAGGACGACGGTGCGGCCGGAGGTCGTCGTCAACGCCTCGGGGGCATGGTGCGGTACGATCGCGGCCATGGCGGGGCAGAGGATCGATATGCAGCTGGACAAGGGAAGCATGGTGGTCTTCAACGGACGCGTGGTCAATGGCCTGGTGAACCGCCTGCGGCCGCCCGCGGACGGCGATATACTCGTCCCCCACCGGTCCTCCACGATCCTGGGGACGACGTGTGGACCCGGAAACCTGGAGGACGTGCGGGCGACGGTCACGGAGGTGGAGGCCTTGCTGCGAACGGCATCCGAGGTCCTGCCGGGCCTGTCCACGGCGCGGACGATACGCGCATACGCAGGAGTGCGTCCCCTGCTCAGCGGGAACGGATGTGGTCGTCAGACCTCCCGGGGCTTCAGCGTGATCGATCACCTGGATGGAGGAGTGGAGAACCTCCTCAGCGTGGCCGGGGGTAAGCTCACCACCTGCCGCCTGATGGCCGAGAAGGCATCGGACGCAGTGATGGGCAGGCTGGGCCGGTCCGGTGCCTGCAGGACCATGGTGGAAGAGATAGCACCCCCAGCGTCCGGAGGGAGAGGTTTCCAGGAGGCGATCATGAGGCGGAAGTACAGCGCGCACGCGGACGGGATCATGGCCGAGTGCATAACGTCGCCCCTGGGCCAGGAGGAGGCATGCTCCTGCGAGTCGGTCTCAGTTGGCGAGCTGGATCACTTCGCTGCCTCTCCCGATGTAAGAACTCTGTCGGACCTCATGCGCCGCACGCGAGCGGGCATGGGATACTGCCAGGCCGGCCTGTGCGTCTTCCGCATGGCGTCCGCCCTAGACGTCGGTGAACCGAGGGCAGAGATCGAACGCTACCTTGCGGAGAGGTGGAAAGGCATATCTCCAGTGCTCCGTGGTGAGCAGCTGCGCCAGGAGGCATTCAAGGCTCACCTGTTCAAGGTCCACGGCATGGACCATACCAGGGAGGGATAGGGTGGAACTACCGGAGACTCGCTGCGACGTGTTGGTGGTGGGCAACGGGGCCGCGGGCTGTCTTGCCTCCATCCTCCTGGCGAGGCGCGGGTACGATGTGTGCATGATCTCCCGAGGCACCACCAGCACCTCCCTGTCCACCTCCCGGACCTCCCTGTCCGGGGTGTCCCGTCGTGATGACGTTGTCCAGCTCCTGAAGGGGCTGGGAGCGGCCCACGGCCTTTTTGGGTCTCCTCCCGGGATGGAGGAAGGAATCACATGCCTAGGTTCCACCATGCGGCAGGACCTGTCGTCCCCGCACGATTGGCTTCGCTCCGACCCCGAGAGGACAGCGGTCCTGGGCCTCAAGGGGAACGCGGACCTGGACCCCGACCTCCTGTGCCGCATGGTGGAAAGAACCGGCTCGCTGGGGGAATGCCGTCCGTACTGGGCTGACCTGGGCCTGCCCATCTCCATCGATGCAGGCGGAGGACATACCCTAACCAGGGAGTCGAGGGTTGCGGTGGAGGGACTGGCAGAGGCCATCTCGGAGCTGGACGAGGAGATGGTGATAATCCCACCATTGTTCCTGGGACCCCGCTACGACCTGGCCCTTTCCATCCTGGAGAGGTCCTCGGGACGTATCGTCAGGGAGGCGGCCACTCCTCTGTCCAACCCCGGTAGAAGGCTGCAGTCGTGCCTGGAGCAGGCGGCCCTGGACTCCGGCTGCCTTCCTTTGAGAGACCGGCAGATATGTGGATCGAAGGCCCAGGGAGATAACATGCTGGAGGTCAGGATGAGATCGGGTATGCGTGAAGGCACCATCAGGTTCGGAACCCTGGTCCTGGCCACGGGTAACATCGTCTCAGGCGGCCTTCAGGTGGGCTGCGATGGACCGTACGATCCCGTCTTCGATCTTGCCACAGACATGGCAGTGACCGGATCGCTGAGGTCTACCGCCCTGACCACAGCGCTGTCCGCGGGCATCCGCAACCACGAAGGAAGGGCCGTTCGTAGGGACGGCACCATTATGCAAAACGTCTGGGTCGCAGGCTCCGCCTGCCCCGGCCTGTCATATCCATTAGGTAGGGGGCTGGGGCATGTGGCCTCGTCCGCGCTGACGATATCCGAGCTGGTGGAGGGTCACCTATGACCTCCCGGGCCATGGACGGGTGCATAAAGTGCGGAGCCTGTGTTAGAGAATGCCCTGTGCTCCTGCAGGAGGGACGGGACAGGTTCCCTGGCCCTCGCCGCCTGGCCGTTGAGGGTCCCCATTTCAACAAGGAGCTGTCGGCCCTGCGATCGCCGCTCGAGCTGTGCACCACCTGCGCCCGTTGCACCACGGTCTGCCCCTCGTCTCTCCCTCTCCCCGAGGCATTGGTCGAGGTGAGGCGCCTGCTGTTCCGTGAGCACCCTCGCCCGGAGGGCCAGGAGCGCATGTTGGCAAACATCGATGGGACAATGAGGACGGTCCTGCCCTGTGGCCCTGTGACCGAGGTTTTGTCAACGGGGGACGTGCTGTTCTTCCCCGGATGTATAGGCCACGGACGCTATCCCGAGGGAATATCCAGCTCTCTGTCGCTGATAAGGGCGGCGGGGGGAAGGCCCTTCGCTCCCGCGGGGTGGGCCTGCTGCGGCTCACCGCTGGAGAAGATCGGAGATGAGGGCCGGCTGGCTAGGGTGGAGGCCCACAACAAGGCCATCTTCCGGGGCTTCGATGCCGTGGTGACCTCCTGTCCTGGCTGCACCGTCCAGCTCCGAAAGCGTTACGGGATGGACCCCCAGCATATCATCGAGCACATCCATGGCAGCGGTCGCCTGGGTCGTAGCAGCTTCGATCCCCGTTCCCCGCCGATAAGGGTAGCGCTTCACAGCCCCTGTCACCTCGTACGGGTGGTGGGCCCCCACACTATGGAGATGGCCCGGGACCTGTTGGACATGCTTCCGGGGGTCGAGGTGGTGAGCACCGGCCTCGAGGACGGGTGCTGCGGAGGTGGCGGCGGTGTGGCCTCGGCCCGGCCCGATGTCGCCGGGCGAATGGCCCGACAGAAGGTGCAGGCAGCGCTCCAAGAGGGGGCGGAGCTTCTCCTGGCACCCTGTCCGTTCTGCGTCCTGAACCTCGGCAGGAGCGGCCGGCTGAAGGTCCAGGACCTCACCGAGTTCTTAGCTAGCAGGCTACTCACGGCATAAGGAATATATAGCCCGATACCTTGAGTAGCCATAGTGTCAAACGACCACAGTGTTTGCTTTTCCTGCTTGTTCTCTGACAAGCGACCCGAGGCCGGTGTGAACGAAGGCATGGTCTACTGCCAGAAGAAAAAGCTGGTGGTCCGACCGAAGGTCCAGTGCGACCTCTACGTCCGCGCCACCGCCCAGAACATGGAGAGCTACAAAGCTTCCATATATGGTACCATGGCCGCTGAGGAATACGAGTAAAAAAGGTTTTTATTAAAGTGCACCGAGAGTGAGGTCCCACGCGCTTCATGGGAGCACCTCCCACCTCGATATTTTCTTCGAGGATTTAAGAAAAAGGGCAGAGGGTCTATCTCCATTCCAGCAACGACAGGCCTTCCCTGGACTGCTGGACCTGCCTTATCTCGTAAGGTATCCACTGAGATGATGTGATGCATCCCCTCATGTTCCTAATGCGCATGCGCCGGTTCAGCTCCTCGTCGAACCGAAGCTCCAGGACCCCGTCGGCAATGGCCATGAGGTGGTTCACCGTCTTCTCGTCATGAACACCCTCATGTATGGTGAAGAACGCCGTCCCCAGCCCGTTCCGTATGCGGGACGATGATATTTGGAAGAACTTCAGGACCACGTTCGCCTGGTTATACAGGAAGAGCGTGGACAGGGAATGGATAATGATCTTCACTGGTCGATCGGTGCTGTCGGCAATGGTGGAGATGTTGAACATTATCCCTTCCAGGTCCGAGACCTTCCTGATTTCGGTACCCTGGCATTTCGTGGAGTTGTCGAAGGACCCCAGCAGGGAGGAGTGATAGTCTA
Above is a window of Methanomassiliicoccus sp. DNA encoding:
- a CDS encoding ribonuclease HII, which produces MICGVDEAGRGPVMGPLVVAAVMVRDDQSLRELGVADSKLLTRRRREELDGHIRELAKVEMVVVNAAEIDEFMRNNNLNLLEVKHFAVLIERLRPGKVFIDAADVVEERFGRRVQELLTCRPDMVCEHKADLTYPVVSAASIIAKVARDNIMDQIQESIGRPIGSGYAHDEVTIEFIRTWLKETGSLPPHVRSSWKTAKDLISISKVSKLTDWMDSDDGRATAAGPRKQVQR
- a CDS encoding SCP2 sterol-binding domain-containing protein, giving the protein MTVEPLLQDLVSKFNDKVDNDEKLRKEIEGMDKRVLVDLESEKYSFHMHHQKINDFREGVIENPDITLISDPETIAGIIEGKIKPMKAFALRKVRVKGNIEDILRLRKLF
- a CDS encoding DUF1622 domain-containing protein, with the translated sequence MDVSDVISATATVLSYFGVIIIAYGGTKAVWQLLSRLFPRGKGMTYARVRGEFAQLIVLGLDFFIASDIITTLSVPTLDEVLRLGGIVLIRSVLTFLLSKETAELRKEEMAPVG
- a CDS encoding FAD-dependent oxidoreductase, whose product is MDRPRPEVLVIGGGATGTGIARDLAMRGADVLLAEAGDLSTGASGGNHGMLHSGARYAATDPEAARECATEGEVLKRIASFCIEDTGGMFVSLPGDDNAYPDRFRNACCLSGVRAEETGVNEALRSEPNLSREICAAFRVPDASVDPFFLVWGMAESARDAGATVLTHAPVTSLQVEDGRIIRAILGRGGGRTTVRPEVVVNASGAWCGTIAAMAGQRIDMQLDKGSMVVFNGRVVNGLVNRLRPPADGDILVPHRSSTILGTTCGPGNLEDVRATVTEVEALLRTASEVLPGLSTARTIRAYAGVRPLLSGNGCGRQTSRGFSVIDHLDGGVENLLSVAGGKLTTCRLMAEKASDAVMGRLGRSGACRTMVEEIAPPASGGRGFQEAIMRRKYSAHADGIMAECITSPLGQEEACSCESVSVGELDHFAASPDVRTLSDLMRRTRAGMGYCQAGLCVFRMASALDVGEPRAEIERYLAERWKGISPVLRGEQLRQEAFKAHLFKVHGMDHTREG
- a CDS encoding FAD-binding protein — protein: MELPETRCDVLVVGNGAAGCLASILLARRGYDVCMISRGTTSTSLSTSRTSLSGVSRRDDVVQLLKGLGAAHGLFGSPPGMEEGITCLGSTMRQDLSSPHDWLRSDPERTAVLGLKGNADLDPDLLCRMVERTGSLGECRPYWADLGLPISIDAGGGHTLTRESRVAVEGLAEAISELDEEMVIIPPLFLGPRYDLALSILERSSGRIVREAATPLSNPGRRLQSCLEQAALDSGCLPLRDRQICGSKAQGDNMLEVRMRSGMREGTIRFGTLVLATGNIVSGGLQVGCDGPYDPVFDLATDMAVTGSLRSTALTTALSAGIRNHEGRAVRRDGTIMQNVWVAGSACPGLSYPLGRGLGHVASSALTISELVEGHL
- a CDS encoding (Fe-S)-binding protein, which translates into the protein MTSRAMDGCIKCGACVRECPVLLQEGRDRFPGPRRLAVEGPHFNKELSALRSPLELCTTCARCTTVCPSSLPLPEALVEVRRLLFREHPRPEGQERMLANIDGTMRTVLPCGPVTEVLSTGDVLFFPGCIGHGRYPEGISSSLSLIRAAGGRPFAPAGWACCGSPLEKIGDEGRLARVEAHNKAIFRGFDAVVTSCPGCTVQLRKRYGMDPQHIIEHIHGSGRLGRSSFDPRSPPIRVALHSPCHLVRVVGPHTMEMARDLLDMLPGVEVVSTGLEDGCCGGGGGVASARPDVAGRMARQKVQAALQEGAELLLAPCPFCVLNLGRSGRLKVQDLTEFLASRLLTA